A genomic segment from Salvia splendens isolate huo1 chromosome 13, SspV2, whole genome shotgun sequence encodes:
- the LOC121760540 gene encoding phenolic glucoside malonyltransferase 1-like, translating to RQPKPSPSSAVAPASDAAEQRLPLTYFDMLWLYFHPIERLLFYKHPCSAADFTETISPHLESSLSQTLRHYLPLAGNLLYPLDSGMPELRYFSGDSVAVTFAESNRDPADFDYLTGNQPREADDFHLFVPKLPESTTDSESGCRKSPLLAIQVTHFPEIGIAIGVTNHHVAGDASSIVGFLKGWSSTAKLGGEAEFAPPFYDRSVLKDPTGRTELYWNQMRSLKFGDQHSSFTITPTNKVRATFILQKTDIEKLKKLVLEGEPDSNSIHISSFTVATAYFWWCTDRSAAEAGDQIGDEVAEYFGFAADARSRTDPPLPATYFGDCVGFVLAESRHGSVSGVIKGEEGFLAAAKVVRDKVNRKGELLSDADEWLVKFGPLLGSRAFGVAGSPKFDVYGVDFGLGKAAKFESVSIDGDPNASISLCKSRDFEGFDVEESR from the exons CGACAACCAAAACCCTCTCCATCCTCCGCCGTTGCTCCAGCCAGCGACGCGGCGGAGCAGCGCCTCCCTCTCACTTACTTCGACATGCTCTGGCTCTACTTCCACCCCATCGAGCGCCTCCTCTTCTACAAACACCCTTGCTCCGCCGCCGATTTCACGGAAACCATCTCCCCGCACCTCGAGAGCTCTCTTTCCCAAACGCTCCGCCACTACCTCCCTCTCGCCGGTAACTTACTCTACCCTCTCGATTCCGGTATGCCGGAGCTACGCTACTTCTCCGGCGATTCAGTCGCTGTCACTTTCGCCGAATCGAACAGAGATCCTGCTGATTTCGATTATCTCACCGGAAATCAGCCGCGGGAAGCCGATGATTTCCACCTCTTCGTGCCTAAGCTGCCGGAATCCACAACTGATTCCGAATCCGGATGTAGAAAATCTCCTCTACTAGCTATCCAGGTCACGCATTTTCCGGAGATTGGGATAGCTATCGGCGTTACTAACCACCACGTCGCCGGAGATGCGAGCTCCATCGTCGGATTCCTCAAAGGGTGGAGCTCAACAGCGAAACTCGGCGGAGAAGCCGAATTCGCTCCTCCGTTTTACGACCGATCGGTGCTGAAAGATCCGACGGGGAGAACGGAGCTATATTGGAACCAAATGCGCTCATTAAAGTTCGGCGA TCAGCACTCAT CTTTCACAATCACCCCTACCAATAAAGTCAGAGCAACGTTCATTTTGCAGAAAACCGATATCGAGAAGCTGAAGAAGCTGGTGCTGGAGGGGGAACCGGATTCCAATTCCATCCACATCTCGTCGTTCACCGTGGCGACAGCCTATTTCTGGTGGTGCACCGACCGATCCGCGGCGGAGGCAGGGGATCAGATCGGCGACGAAGTTGCCGAATACTTCGGGTTCGCGGCGGATGCACGGAGCAGGACGGATCCGCCGCTGCCGGCGACGTATTTCGGTGACTGCGTGGGATTCGTGTTGGCGGAGTCGAGGCACGGG AGCGTTTCAGGGGTGATAAAAGGGGAGGAGGGGTTCCTGGCGGCGGCGAAGGTGGTTAGGGATAAGGTGAATAGGAAGGGGGAACTGCTGAGCGATGCGGACGAGTGGCTGGTGAAATTCGGGCCGCTGTTGGGGAGTCGCGCGTTCGGGGTGGCGGGATCGCCCAAGTTCGACGTGTACGGCGTGGATTTCGGGTTGGGGAAGGCGGCGAAGTTTGAGTCGGTGTCGATTGATGGCGATCCCAATGCGTCCATATCGCTGTGCAAATCTAGGGATTTTGAGGGTTTCGATGTGGAAGAGAGCCGTTGA
- the LOC121760219 gene encoding uncharacterized protein LOC121760219: protein MWTTREEDILASSLIELVAKGWKSDNGFRAGYLGRIEQRLREAFPNTDITATPHINSKIGAWKKFFKSLSQILSRSGVGFTVDFKIDCDDEQWEQIVKLDSNAKTMRDKAWTHWDQWVLIFGKDRAIGTSAEDIVDAARSLQQQNVADSENYSNDYYVNMENIPQEDNTQPRPTPTPENYQESTGQSESTLRNNNKVGKKRKIIYSDDSALMEFLGKLHADTNTRLEMISTRIGYEFDIGKARQEVFDKLGSVVGLTLTQRYDLCDILCEKTQRLEIFMGMPVESKLGYVLRFLNQN from the exons ATGTGGACAACACGTGAAGAAGATATATTGGCTTCTTCTTTGATTGAGCTGGTCGCTAAAGGGTGGAAATCTGACAATGGTTTCCGAGCTGGTTATCTGGGGCGTATTGAGCAACGTCTGCGCGAGGCATTCCCCAATACTGATATTACGGCAACCCCCCACATTAACTCAAAGATTGGTGCGTGGAAAAAGTTTTTCAAGAGTCTTTCTCAAATTCTATCGAGGAGTGGTGTGGGCTTCACTGTTGACTTCAAGATTGATTGCGATGACGAGCAGTGGGAGCAGATCGTCAAG CTTGACAGCAATGCCAAAACAATGCGCGATAAGGCCTGGACTCATTGGGATCAGTGGGTGCTCATATTTGGGAAAGACCGTGCAATTGGGACCAGTGCTGAAGATATCGTTGATGCTGCCCGATCACTCCAGCAGCAAAATGTTGCTGATAGTGAGAACTACTCGAATGACTACTATGTGAACATGGAAAATATACCTCAGGAGGACAACACTCAGCCACGACCAACCCCGACACCTGAGAACTACCAGGAAAGCACTGGTCAGAGTGAAAGCACTCTGCGTAACAACAACAAAGTTGGAAAGAAGCGCAAAATAATCTATTCTGATGATTCAGCTCTAATGGAGTTCCTTGGTAAGTTACATGCTGACACTAACACCCGGCTAGAGATGATATCGACTAGGATCGGCTATGAGTTTGATATCGGGAAGGCGAGGCAGGAAGTATTTGATAAACTTGGAAGTGTTGTGGGCTTGACCCTGACGCAGAGGTATGATCTTTGCGACATACTGTGTGAGAAGACGCAACGCCTTGAGATCTTCATGGGCATGCCTGTCGAGTCCAAACTAGGCTACGTGCTCAGGTTTCTCAATCAGAATTAG
- the LOC121761175 gene encoding putative nuclease HARBI1, whose amino-acid sequence MVQGALDGTHIPLLVSSSDKPRYRSRKGQIATNTLAACDRNMQFVYVLPGWEGSAGDSRVLRDALSRENGLKVPQGYYYLCDNGYANSNGFLTPFRGVRYHLKEWGAGTEAPQNAIELFNMRHTKARNVIERAFAVLKMRWGILRSTSFYPIKTQIRLIMACFLLHNFIRREMPVDPIEAELDGAQYNSILEDEVIGTQFVESVEPTTDWTQLRENIATEMWTNR is encoded by the exons ATGGTTCAAG GTGCTTTGGATGGCACACATATACCCTTGTTAGTCAGTAGCTCAGACAAACCTCGGTACCGGTCTCGGAAGGGGCAAATAGCTACAAACACACTAGCTGCCTGTGACCGTAACATGCAATTTGTTTATGTCCTGCCCGGATGGGAGGGATCAGCCGGGGACTCTCGTGTGTTGAGGGATGCGCTGTCACGGGAAAATGGACTCAAAGTCCCACAAG GATACTATTATTTGTGCGATAACGGTTACGCCAACAGCAATGGGTTCCTAACGCCTTTTAGAGGTGTTAGGTACCATCTCAAGGAATGGGGTGCAGGTACCGAGGCCCCCCAGAATGCAATTGAACTGTTTAATATGCGTCATACAAAGGCGCGTAATGTTATCGAGCGTGCTTTTGCCGTGTTAAAGATGCGTTGGGGGATCCTTCGTAGTACGTCGTTTTATCCAATTAAAACACAGATCCGTCTAATTATGGCTTGCTTCTTGTTGCATAACTTCATCCGTCGTGAGATGCCCGTGGATCCGATAGAAGCCGAATTAGATGGTGCCCAGTACAACTCAATACTTGAAGATGAGGTCATTGGTACACAGTTTGTTGAGTCCGTTGAGCCAACCACCGACTGGACCCAATTACGAGAGAACATTGCAACAGAAATGTGGACGAATAGATGA